One region of Salvelinus namaycush isolate Seneca chromosome 3, SaNama_1.0, whole genome shotgun sequence genomic DNA includes:
- the LOC120043852 gene encoding jupiter microtubule associated homolog 1-like isoform X1: MTTTKTFQGMDPGAKSSSRVLRPPGGASNITFGTDEAPPVRKNKMGSNIFLEPDDPHAHRRSNPPGGTAKGTLCGEPSAPLRRCQQPLLFPKNNETDEVITSINVPLGVEECQQVNNVDCPEEPEEKEEEAPQPSAPSGAATNAAAPSGRRNPPGGMSSLILG, translated from the exons ATGACGACGACAAAAACATTTCAAGGGATGGATCCCGGTGCGAAAAGCAGTTCCAG GGTGCTGCGGCCGCCGGGCGGGGCCTCCAACATAACGTTCGGCACAGACGAAGCCCCCCCTGTACGCAAGAACAAAATGGGCTCCAACATTTTCCTAGAGCCTGACGATCCCCACGCCCATCGGAGGAGCAACCCACCCG GCGGGACGGCCAAGGGTACTCTGTGCGGAGAACCATCCGCTCCTCTAAGACGGTGCCAGCAGCCGCTCCTCTTCCCCAAAAACAATGAGACAGACGAGGTCATCACCTCCATCAACGTTCCTTTAGGG GTTGAGGAGTGCCAGCAGGTAAACAATG TAGACTGCCCCGAGGAAcctgaagagaaggaggaggaggcacCACAGCCCTCTGCCCCCTCGGGAGCCGCCACCAACGCAGCCGCCCCCTCCGGCCGAAGAAACCCCCCAGGGGGCATGTCCAGCCTCATCCTGGGTTGA
- the LOC120043852 gene encoding jupiter microtubule associated homolog 1-like isoform X2 codes for MTTTKTFQGMDPGAKSSSRVLRPPGGASNITFGTDEAPPVRKNKMGSNIFLEPDDPHAHRRSNPPGGTAKGTLCGEPSAPLRRCQQPLLFPKNNETDEVITSINVPLGVEECQQVNNDCPEEPEEKEEEAPQPSAPSGAATNAAAPSGRRNPPGGMSSLILG; via the exons ATGACGACGACAAAAACATTTCAAGGGATGGATCCCGGTGCGAAAAGCAGTTCCAG GGTGCTGCGGCCGCCGGGCGGGGCCTCCAACATAACGTTCGGCACAGACGAAGCCCCCCCTGTACGCAAGAACAAAATGGGCTCCAACATTTTCCTAGAGCCTGACGATCCCCACGCCCATCGGAGGAGCAACCCACCCG GCGGGACGGCCAAGGGTACTCTGTGCGGAGAACCATCCGCTCCTCTAAGACGGTGCCAGCAGCCGCTCCTCTTCCCCAAAAACAATGAGACAGACGAGGTCATCACCTCCATCAACGTTCCTTTAGGG GTTGAGGAGTGCCAGCAGGTAAACAATG ACTGCCCCGAGGAAcctgaagagaaggaggaggaggcacCACAGCCCTCTGCCCCCTCGGGAGCCGCCACCAACGCAGCCGCCCCCTCCGGCCGAAGAAACCCCCCAGGGGGCATGTCCAGCCTCATCCTGGGTTGA
- the LOC120043852 gene encoding jupiter microtubule associated homolog 1-like isoform X3, with protein sequence MTTTKTFQGMDPGAKSSSRVLRPPGGASNITFGTDEAPPVRKNKMGSNIFLEPDDPHAHRRSNPPGGTAKGTLCGEPSAPLRRCQQPLLFPKNNETDEVITSINVPLGVEECQQVNNGNVAVCPTADHVYGVLWASGLLMSTL encoded by the exons ATGACGACGACAAAAACATTTCAAGGGATGGATCCCGGTGCGAAAAGCAGTTCCAG GGTGCTGCGGCCGCCGGGCGGGGCCTCCAACATAACGTTCGGCACAGACGAAGCCCCCCCTGTACGCAAGAACAAAATGGGCTCCAACATTTTCCTAGAGCCTGACGATCCCCACGCCCATCGGAGGAGCAACCCACCCG GCGGGACGGCCAAGGGTACTCTGTGCGGAGAACCATCCGCTCCTCTAAGACGGTGCCAGCAGCCGCTCCTCTTCCCCAAAAACAATGAGACAGACGAGGTCATCACCTCCATCAACGTTCCTTTAGGG GTTGAGGAGTGCCAGCAGGTAAACAATG ggAATGTCGCAGTATGTCCAACCGCTGATCATGTGTATGGTGTCTTGTGggcaagtggtttgctgatgtcaacgttgtga